The genome window TCATTTTGACGCTGCAAAACTTTTGGGCGAAACAAAATTGCCTGATTGTCCAGCCGTATGACGTGGAAAAAGGGGCTGGGACACTCAACCCGATGACCTTCCTTCGCTCCATTGGCCCTGAACCGTGGAACGTCGCTTACGTAGAGCCTTCCCGTCGACCTGCTGACGGACGTTACGGTGAAAACCCAAACCGTCTCTACCAGCACCACCAATTCCAGGTGATCATGAAGCCGTCGCCAGACAATATCCAGGAGCTGTATCTGGAGAGCTTGCGCCAGCTGGGAATCGAGCCGCTGGAGCACGACATTCGCTTTGTGGAAGACAACTGGGAGCATCCAGGACTTGGTGCATGGGGACTCGGCTGGGAAGTATGGCTGGACGGAATGGAGATTACCCAGTTCACGTACTTCCAGCAGGTGGGCGGCCTCGAATGCAAGCCTGTTGCGGTGGAATTGACCTACGGACTGGAGCGCCTCGCTTCCTACATTCAAGAAAAAGAAAATGTGTTCGACCTGGAGTGGGTGAACGGCTATACCTATGGCGACGTGTTCCTCCAGCCTGAGTACGAGCATTCCAAATACACCTTCGAGCTGTCTGACGTGGACATGCTGTTCAACCTGTACAACACCTACGAAGCAGAAGCCAAGCGACTGATGAAAGAGTGTCTGGTGTACCCTGCATACGATTACGTGCTGAAGTGCTCCCATACGTTTAACCTGCTGGATGCGAGAGGTGTGATCAGCGTAACTGAGCGTGCTGGCTACATCGCACGTGTACGGAACCTGTCCCGTGAAGTGGCGCAAACCTATTACGCAGAGCGTGAACGCCTGGGCTTCCCGCTTTTGCAAAAAAGCGACGCAGCCTCGCAATCTGGCGCGCCAGCCCTGAAAGGAGAGGATTCGAATGAGTAAGCGCGATCTGCTTTTGGAAATCGGACTTGAAGAAATGCCTGCCCGCTTCGTCGCAGGGGCGGCGGCACAACTGAAGGAAAAAGTCGAAAAATGGCTGGCGGCTGAACGGATCCCGTTTGAACAAATCACTTCCATGGAATCCCCGCGCCGTTTTGCCGTATTGGTCAACGGACTTGCCGAAAAGCAGCCAGACCGCAATGACGAAGCCAAAGGACCTGCACGCAAGATTGCGCAGGATGAGGCTGGCAACTGGTCGAAGGCAGCGCTCGGATTTGCCCGCAGCAACGGTGTAGAGCCGGATCAGCTGTACTTTAAAGACGTGAACGGCGTGGAATATGTGCATGCCCGCAAATCAGAGGCTGGAAAAGAGACCAAAACTCTCCTCCCTCAGCTAGCGGATACGATCGCAGGCATGAACTTTCCGAAAAATATGCGCTGGGGTGCCAATGATCTCAAATACGTCCGTCCGATTCGCTGGATGGTCGCACTGTTCGGGGAGGAGCTGATTGACCTCGAAATCGCAGGTGTAAAAAGCGGCCGCATCACGCGCGGTCATCGCTTCCTCGGTGCAGAGGTGGAAATCAACCATCCTGCTGAATACGCAAGCAAGCTGGCCGAGCAGTACGTAATGGTCAATCCGGATGAACGCCGTGCGGCCATCGTGGAGCAAATTCGCCGAATGGAACAGGAAAATGGCTGGAACATTCCGATGGACGAAGGCCTTCTTGACGAGGTCGTGCATCTGGTAGAATATCCGACAGCCCTGTACGGAACGTTTGAAGAGGAGTTTCTGACGATTCCGCGCGAGGTTCTGGTAACCTCCATGCGTGAGCATCAGCGTTACTTCCCGGTGGAAAACGCCCAAGGACAGCTGCTGAACCACTTCGTTACCGTGCGCAACGGGGACAGCCGCGCGCTGGAAAACGTAGCGAAAGGAAATGAAAAGGTACTCCGCGCCCGTCTTTCTGACGCCCGCTTCTTCTATGTAGAAGATCAGAAGCTGCCGATTGACAGCTGCCTCAAGCGTCTGGAGACCATCGTTTTCCACGAGGAACTCGGAACGATCGGAGACAAGGTGCGCCGTGTGCGCAAAACGGCAGCGCAGATTGCTGAAAAGCTGGGTGTGAGCCAGGAAGAAGCGGGGCAGGTAGATCGGATCGCTGAAATTGCGAAATTCGATTTGGTGACCAACATGGTTGGGGAATTCCCAGAGCTGCAGGGTATCATGGGAGAAGACTACGCGCGCAAAGCAGGAGAGAACGAGATTGTAGCAAGCGGTGTGTTTGAACACTATCTGCCGCGCTTTGCAGGCGATCTGACGCCGAAGTCTGCGCAGGGAGCGATCGTGAGCCTGGCAGATAAGCTCGATACCATCGTAGGGATTTTCTCGATCGGCATCGTGCCGACCGGTTCTCAGGACCCATATGGATTGCGCCGCATGGCAGCAGGTATCGTAACGATTTTGCTGGAGAGAGGCTGGCAGCTGTCTTTGGAGCAGCTCTGGGATGCAACTCTTGCGACCTACACCGAACAAGGGGTAAACAAGAGAACGGTCGAAGAAGTGAAAAAAGATCTCGTCGATTTCTTTGCCCTTCGCTTGAAAAACGTTCTTCAGGAAAACGGCGTTCGCTACGATGTCGTGGATGCCGTTCTGTCTGCTGATTTGTCTTTGGTGCCTGAAGTTTTGGCCAAGGCCAAAGCCTTGATGACAGCTGTCAGCGATGAGGAATTCAAGCTGATCGTGGAACAATTCAACCGCGTAAACAACCTGGCACAGAAGGCGGAAGCTGACCGTGTCGAGGAAGCGCTGTTCGTTGAAGACGTTGAACGCGCGCTGTACCGGGCCTACCTGTCCGTTCAGCAGGAAGTGGGAAGCCTGGCGGATCAGGAAAAAGCATTGGCTACGCTGGCTACCCTGCGTGAGCCGATCAAAGCGTTCTTCGACAGCGTCATGGTTATGGCAGAGGATCAGGCTGTTCGCGCCAACAGGCTCGGCCTTTTGCAGCGACTCTCTCGCCTCATTTTCGCCTACGCTGATTTTTCCAAGCTCGTTTTTGCATAAAAAGCCTTTCCGAATAATTGGCTGCCTCCGTCCTTCTGCGGGCGGAGGCACCTTTTTTCCATGCGAAAGAAGGAATATCCGGTCGAATAGAGTAATACTAGGAAGAGGTAACAGACAGAACCGGGGTGATTGGTCATCGAGCTTACCAAACGACAAGAGCAGATCTTACAGATCGTGAAGGATGAAGGTCCAATTACGGGAGAGCACATCGCGGATCGCTTGCATTTGACCCGCGCGACACTGCGCCCCGATCTTTCCATTCTCACGATGTCAGGTTATTTAGAAGCCAGGCCTCGGGTCGGGTATTTTTATGCTGGGAGACCCGCAAGTTCGGTCATAAGTGAACGGCTTCACAAGCTTCTCGTCAATGACTACAAGGCGGTTCCTATCGTTGTTTCCGAATCAGCCTCTGCTTACGATGCCATCGTGACCCTGTTTTTGGAGGATGTAGGGACACTGTTCGTCGTGAATCAGAAAGGCTACTTGGCTGGAGTCATTTCTAGAAAAGACTTGCTGCGTGCCTCGCTCGGCAACAAGACGCTGGAGGATGTCCCTGTCAGCATCATCATGTCACGAATGCCCAATATCATCACGTGCGCACCTGAGGAAACGCTGTACGCAGCAGCCAAAAAACTCATCGACTTCCAGATCGACTCCTTGCCGGTGGTTCGTCCGAGTGAGGAAGATCCCAAGCAGATGGAGCTGACTGGACGAGTCACCAAGACAACGATCGCCAAAGCATTTGTAGAACTGGGCAGCGAACCGAAAGTGTAGGAGGAGAAGCGATGCAAGGAAACAGGCAAGGACAGCTCATCTACGTGGTATCAGACTCCATCGGTGAAACAGCCGAGCTTGTTGTTCGCGCTGGAGCAAGTCAGTTTGACCGTTTTTTGATTGATGTTCAGAAGTACCCCTACATAGAAGACAAAGAATCCATTGACGAGATCATTGCTTCTGCGAAAGAATCCAAGGCAATGATCGTTTTTACGCTGGTCATCCCTGAGCTAAACGCCTACATCACCCAGCAAGCTGCGCTGCACGGGATTCCTGCCATCGACGTTATGGGGCCTCTCATGCAAACGCTGCAAAACATGCTGCAGGAGCCTCCTACCGGAAAGCCTGGGCTGGTCCGTCGCTTGGACGAAGAGTATTTCCGCAAGGTCGACGCGATTGAATTTGCAGTCAAATACGATGATGGGCGCGACCCGCGTGGATTGCTACGTGCCGACGTAGTTCTGATCGGAGTTTCCCGTACGTCCAAGACGCCTTTGTCGATGTATCTGGCGAACAAACGCTTGAAGGTAGCAAACGTGCCTCTGGTGCCGGAAGTGGAGCCGCCAGAAGAACTCTTCCAGGTGCCACCGGAGCGCTGTATTGGGCTTACGATCAATCCGGAGCAGCTGAACGGCATTCGCACGGAACGATTGAAAGCGCTTGGCTTGACAGCGCAGGCGAACTACGCCAATCTGGACCGGATTGCGGATGAGCTGGCGTATTCCAACAAAATTATTGAGCGTTTGGGCTGCCCCGTAATCGACGTTTCGAAAAAGGCCGTCGAGGAAACTGCCAACATTATTCTTGAGATGATTCGCAAAAACAACCTTCGCAGTGAAAAGAAATAGGTCAAAAGAAGGAATTTGACGTTTTTTGTAGAAAACGAGTAGGGCGACAATCACGATCTGAGCGCTGTAGAGCGTTTATTGCTTACGGAAATGTGGAAAAGTAGAAAAGAAGAAAAGATGAAAAGAAGTGCGATCCCAAGAAGGAAAATGACGAATTTTGACGAACTAAATAATCTCGTCGTTCGATTCTCCTGAAAAGGTGGATAAAGATGGCTGGTCCCACTTCTGATGAGTTTGTAAAACAAGTGCGTGCCGCTGTCGACATCGTAGACGTTGTAGGAGAGTATGTACAACTGAGAAAAAGCGGTCGTGCCTTTCTCGGTCTATGTCCATTTCACTCTGAGAAGAGCCCTTCCTTTAACGTGAACGCGGAGCGACAGTTTTTTCATTGCTTTGGATGTGGAGCAGGAGGGGATGTCTTTTCCTTCCTGATGAAACTGGAACAGTTGACTTTTCCGGAAGCCCTCCACAAACTGGCAGAGCGTGCTGGAATTGCTGTGCCCGAACCACAGCACGAAGAAGTTTCTCCAGAAAAACGGGCGAGACAAGCCATGCAGGAAGCGCATCAGCTTGTTTCAAAGCTGTACCATTACGTACTGACTGAGACTCCGTATGGTGTAGAAGCGATGAAGTACCTCACCAAACGTGGAATGTCCCAGCAGACGTTAACCGAGTATCAAATTGGGTTTGCCCCGGATTCGTGGGATTTCGTCACACAGTTTTTAAAGAAACGGAACTTTTCCCAGGATCTGATGGTGGAAGCAGGTTTACTTGCAAAAAGTGACGCCGGAAAAGTGTTCGACCGTTTTCGCGGTCGCGTCATGTTCCCCATCCACGATTCGCAGGGAAATGTCATCGGATTCGGCGGTCGGTTATTGGACAACACCAAGCCCAAGTCGCAGCCCAAGTATTTGAATAGTCCTGAAAGCCTTCTGTTCAACAAAAGCGCCACCCTTTTCAATCTTCATCGCGCCCGTCCTCACATTCGCAAGAGAAAGCAGGTGCTGTTGTTCGAGGGATATGTCGACGTGGTGTCGGCGTGGCAGGCAGGCTTCATGCAAGGTGTGGCTACTTTAGGAACGGCGCTGACCGAGCAGCAGGCTCGAATCCTTCGGCGGAATGTGGATTCAGTCGTTCTCTGTTACGACGGAGATGCAGCAGGTCAAGAAGCGACGAGCAAGGCGATTCACGTTTTGCAGCAGGCAGGATTGGTCGTGCGGGTAGCTCCATTGCCTCAAGGCACGGACCCTGACGATTACATTCGCCAGCATGGGGCCGAAGCGTTTTCCCAGCAGGTATTGTTGCAGGCAATGCCGGTTACGGCTTTCCGTTTGAAACATTTGCGGAGCCAGTACGTAATAAATGATGAGACAGATAAAACGCGCCTGATCGCAAAGGCGGTAGAAATCATCAACGAACTGGACAGCCCGGTGGAACGCGACTTGTATCAGCGGCAATTGGCAGAGGAGTATTCCCTGACCCTCGGCGATTTAAAATGGGAGTCAAAACGCGCTTACAAACAGCAAAAAAGTGAGCGCCAAAGGGATAAAGTATCGCCAGCATGGAATAATAGTATAAATAATGGCAAAGTTACGCTCGCGAAAACTCTGCCACCCGCTTACCACACGGCTGAGCGCATGCTGTTGTACTACATGATGCGGAATGCAGATATTGCCCAAAGGGTGCAGCAGGAATGCAATGCTCACTTTCAGGTGGACATTCATGATGCGTTAGCCGCCTACCTGTACGCTTACTACGCAGAGGGAAATCCGGAAGACCCTGGAAAGTTTATACATTACGTGCAAGACGAATCGTTAAAGCAATTAGCCTCGGGATTGGCCATGATGGAATGTAAGGAAGACGTATCTGATTTAGAGATCGGCGATTACATCAAACAAGTGAATAACTACCCGAAGCGTGCCGAGTTGGAACGATTGCGCGAAGAGCAGCGGAGCTTACACCTCCAAGCGGCCGCAGCGGACAGCGAGGATGCGCGCAAACAACTGGAAATTCAAGCAGCCATCACAGGGATGAAGATTCTTGAATTGGAAAATGCTTTAAAAGAAGGGTAGCATCAGATCATTCCCGGGGAAGGAGGGATAGTAGATGAACAAACAAAACATCACTTCAGACATGGAAGCAATGTCCATCGAACAAGTGAAGGAACAATTGGTCGAATTAGGCAAAAAACGCGGTGCGCTGTCGTACAAGGAAATCACCGATCGACTCTCAGGTTTTGAACAGGATTCCGATCAAATCGATGAGTTTTTTGAGTATCTGGGTGATCAAGGCATTGAGATAAACAACAACGAAAACGAGGACGACGACGAAGAAGTAGATCGAATGATCATGAAGGACGAGGACAACGAAGAATTCGATTTTGACGATCTCTCTGTTCCACCCGGAATCAAGATCAATGACCCTGTAAGGATGTACCTGAAAGAAATCGGTCGTGTGCCTCTACTTTCCGCCGAAGAGGAGATTAAGCTGGCCCAGCGTATTGAGCAGGGCGACGAGGAAGCCAAACGCCGACTGGCAGAAGCCAACCTTCGTCTGGTGGTATCGATTGCGAAGCGTTATGTAGGGCGCGGCATGCTGTTCCTCGATTTGATCCAAGAAGGGAACATGGGTCTGATCAAAGCGGTTGAAAAGTTTGACTACCGCAAAGGCTACAAGTTCAGTACGTACGCCACGTGGTGGATTCGTCAAGCTATCACCCGCGCGATCGCAGACCAGGCACGTACGATTCGAATTCCTGTGCATATGGTGGAAACGATCAACAAGCTCATTCGGGTATCGCGTCAGCTCCTGCAAGAATTGGGACGTGAACCGATGCCAGAGGAAATCGCAGAAAAAATGGATCTCACGCCTGAGAAGGTTCGGGAAATCATGAAAATTGCTCAAGAGCCGGTATCATTGGAGACGCCGATCGGGGAAGAAGACGATTCGCATCTGGGCGATTTTATCGAGGACCAAGACGCGTTGGAACCTTCCGATGCCGCAGCTTATGAATTGTTGAAAGAACAATTGGAAGACGTGCTGGATACGTTGACAGACCGAGAAGAGAACGTTCTTCGTCTACGCTTTGGTCTCGATGACGGTCGTACTCGTACTTTGGAAGAAGTGGGAAAAGTGTTTGGCGTAACGCGTGAGCGGATTCGTCAGATCGAGGCAAAAGCGCTTCGCAAACTTCGTCATCCAAGCAGAAGCAAGCGCTTAAAAGATTTCCTGGAATAACCGATATATGTAGTATGTGGCCTACGTACAGCCTACGTAGGCTTTTCTTTTTCCACCAATCAAGACCGTTGCCGTCGAAAGTTAGGAGGGGCCGCGTTGGAAGACCAGCGCAAACGAACCATTATCGCAGAGATCGAAAACTGGCGGAGAAATCACCTGCTGCCTGAACATTACTGCATTTTCCTATTAAATTTGTATACGGAGGGAGATCGCACCGAAGCTCAGCCAGCTGCTGCTAAAGGGGAGCGGAGAAGATCGGACGCAAGCTCCGGGAAGGAAAGAGGAAGCGCAGTTCCCGTCTCCTATCCTTCTCCCGTGACAGGGAAAATGGTAATGGCTTGGCTCCTTGGTGCCCTTGTCATTGCTGGTTTGATCTTACTTGCTTTTCATTTTAACCGTTTTCAAACCCCAATGCAAATTGCCATCTTT of Brevibacillus choshinensis contains these proteins:
- the rpoD gene encoding RNA polymerase sigma factor RpoD, translating into MNKQNITSDMEAMSIEQVKEQLVELGKKRGALSYKEITDRLSGFEQDSDQIDEFFEYLGDQGIEINNNENEDDDEEVDRMIMKDEDNEEFDFDDLSVPPGIKINDPVRMYLKEIGRVPLLSAEEEIKLAQRIEQGDEEAKRRLAEANLRLVVSIAKRYVGRGMLFLDLIQEGNMGLIKAVEKFDYRKGYKFSTYATWWIRQAITRAIADQARTIRIPVHMVETINKLIRVSRQLLQELGREPMPEEIAEKMDLTPEKVREIMKIAQEPVSLETPIGEEDDSHLGDFIEDQDALEPSDAAAYELLKEQLEDVLDTLTDREENVLRLRFGLDDGRTRTLEEVGKVFGVTRERIRQIEAKALRKLRHPSRSKRLKDFLE
- a CDS encoding pyruvate, water dikinase regulatory protein, producing MQGNRQGQLIYVVSDSIGETAELVVRAGASQFDRFLIDVQKYPYIEDKESIDEIIASAKESKAMIVFTLVIPELNAYITQQAALHGIPAIDVMGPLMQTLQNMLQEPPTGKPGLVRRLDEEYFRKVDAIEFAVKYDDGRDPRGLLRADVVLIGVSRTSKTPLSMYLANKRLKVANVPLVPEVEPPEELFQVPPERCIGLTINPEQLNGIRTERLKALGLTAQANYANLDRIADELAYSNKIIERLGCPVIDVSKKAVEETANIILEMIRKNNLRSEKK
- the glyQ gene encoding glycine--tRNA ligase subunit alpha, with the translated sequence MKMTFQDIILTLQNFWAKQNCLIVQPYDVEKGAGTLNPMTFLRSIGPEPWNVAYVEPSRRPADGRYGENPNRLYQHHQFQVIMKPSPDNIQELYLESLRQLGIEPLEHDIRFVEDNWEHPGLGAWGLGWEVWLDGMEITQFTYFQQVGGLECKPVAVELTYGLERLASYIQEKENVFDLEWVNGYTYGDVFLQPEYEHSKYTFELSDVDMLFNLYNTYEAEAKRLMKECLVYPAYDYVLKCSHTFNLLDARGVISVTERAGYIARVRNLSREVAQTYYAERERLGFPLLQKSDAASQSGAPALKGEDSNE
- a CDS encoding helix-turn-helix transcriptional regulator, whose product is MVIELTKRQEQILQIVKDEGPITGEHIADRLHLTRATLRPDLSILTMSGYLEARPRVGYFYAGRPASSVISERLHKLLVNDYKAVPIVVSESASAYDAIVTLFLEDVGTLFVVNQKGYLAGVISRKDLLRASLGNKTLEDVPVSIIMSRMPNIITCAPEETLYAAAKKLIDFQIDSLPVVRPSEEDPKQMELTGRVTKTTIAKAFVELGSEPKV
- the dnaG gene encoding DNA primase → MAGPTSDEFVKQVRAAVDIVDVVGEYVQLRKSGRAFLGLCPFHSEKSPSFNVNAERQFFHCFGCGAGGDVFSFLMKLEQLTFPEALHKLAERAGIAVPEPQHEEVSPEKRARQAMQEAHQLVSKLYHYVLTETPYGVEAMKYLTKRGMSQQTLTEYQIGFAPDSWDFVTQFLKKRNFSQDLMVEAGLLAKSDAGKVFDRFRGRVMFPIHDSQGNVIGFGGRLLDNTKPKSQPKYLNSPESLLFNKSATLFNLHRARPHIRKRKQVLLFEGYVDVVSAWQAGFMQGVATLGTALTEQQARILRRNVDSVVLCYDGDAAGQEATSKAIHVLQQAGLVVRVAPLPQGTDPDDYIRQHGAEAFSQQVLLQAMPVTAFRLKHLRSQYVINDETDKTRLIAKAVEIINELDSPVERDLYQRQLAEEYSLTLGDLKWESKRAYKQQKSERQRDKVSPAWNNSINNGKVTLAKTLPPAYHTAERMLLYYMMRNADIAQRVQQECNAHFQVDIHDALAAYLYAYYAEGNPEDPGKFIHYVQDESLKQLASGLAMMECKEDVSDLEIGDYIKQVNNYPKRAELERLREEQRSLHLQAAAADSEDARKQLEIQAAITGMKILELENALKEG
- the glyS gene encoding glycine--tRNA ligase subunit beta, coding for MSKRDLLLEIGLEEMPARFVAGAAAQLKEKVEKWLAAERIPFEQITSMESPRRFAVLVNGLAEKQPDRNDEAKGPARKIAQDEAGNWSKAALGFARSNGVEPDQLYFKDVNGVEYVHARKSEAGKETKTLLPQLADTIAGMNFPKNMRWGANDLKYVRPIRWMVALFGEELIDLEIAGVKSGRITRGHRFLGAEVEINHPAEYASKLAEQYVMVNPDERRAAIVEQIRRMEQENGWNIPMDEGLLDEVVHLVEYPTALYGTFEEEFLTIPREVLVTSMREHQRYFPVENAQGQLLNHFVTVRNGDSRALENVAKGNEKVLRARLSDARFFYVEDQKLPIDSCLKRLETIVFHEELGTIGDKVRRVRKTAAQIAEKLGVSQEEAGQVDRIAEIAKFDLVTNMVGEFPELQGIMGEDYARKAGENEIVASGVFEHYLPRFAGDLTPKSAQGAIVSLADKLDTIVGIFSIGIVPTGSQDPYGLRRMAAGIVTILLERGWQLSLEQLWDATLATYTEQGVNKRTVEEVKKDLVDFFALRLKNVLQENGVRYDVVDAVLSADLSLVPEVLAKAKALMTAVSDEEFKLIVEQFNRVNNLAQKAEADRVEEALFVEDVERALYRAYLSVQQEVGSLADQEKALATLATLREPIKAFFDSVMVMAEDQAVRANRLGLLQRLSRLIFAYADFSKLVFA